Proteins encoded by one window of Musa acuminata AAA Group cultivar baxijiao chromosome BXJ2-9, Cavendish_Baxijiao_AAA, whole genome shotgun sequence:
- the LOC108951238 gene encoding horcolin — protein sequence MNGAIKVGAWGGNGGSAFDMGPAYRIISVKIFSGDVVDAMDITFTYYGKTETRHFGGSGGTPHEIVLQEGEYLVGMAGEVANYHGLVVVGKLGFSTNKKAYGPFGNAGGTPFSLPISAGKISGFFGRDGQFLDAIGVYLAP from the exons ATG AACGGAGCGATCAAGGTGGGAGCATGGGGAGGGAACGGAGGGTCGGCCTTCGACATGGGACCTGCTTATCGTATCATCAGCGTCAAGATTTTTTCCGGAGACGTGGTCGACGCCATGGACATCACCTTCACCTACTACGGGAAGACGGAGACCCGACACTTCGGTGGCAGCGGTGGTACTCCCCACGAG ATTGTTCTGCAGGAGGGCGAGTATCTGGTGGGAATGGCGGGAGAAGTTGCTAACTACCATGGATTGGTGGTGGTGGGGAAGCTTGGCTTCAGCACCAACAAGAAAGCCTACGGACCATTCGGCAACGCGGGAGGGACTCCCTTCTCCCTTCCTATATCAGCAGGCAAGATCTCGGGCTTCTTCGGCCGCGACGGCCAGTTTCTCGACGCCATTGGGGTCTACTTGGCGCCATAA
- the LOC135624058 gene encoding protein GOS9-like: protein MTGAIKVGAWGGNGGSAFDMGPAYRIISVKIFSGDVVDGVDVTFTYYGKTETRHFGGSGGTPHEIVLQEGEYLVGMAGEFGNYHGAVVLGKLGFSTNNKAYGPFGNTGGTPFSLPIAAGKISGFFGRGGKFLDAIGVYLEP from the exons ATG ACCGGAGCGATCAAGGTGGGAGCATGGGGAGGGAACGGAGGGTCGGCCTTCGACATGGGACCTGCTTATCGTATCATCAGCGTCAAGATTTTTTCCGGAGACGTGGTCGACGGCGTGGACGTCACCTTCACCTACTACGGGAAGACGGAGACCCGACACTTCGGTGGCAGCGGTGGGACTCCCCACGAG ATTGTTCTGCAGGAGGGCGAGTATCTGGTGGGAATGGCGGGAGAATTTGGTAACTACCATGGAGCGGTGGTGTTGGGGAAGCTCGGCTTCAGCACCAACAATAAAGCCTACGGACCTTTCGGCAACACGGGAGGGACTCCCTTCTCCCTTCCTATAGCAGCAGGCAAGATCTCGGGCTTCTTCGGCCGTGGCGGCAAGTTTCTTGACGCCATTGGGGTCTACTTGGAGCCATAA
- the LOC135622912 gene encoding protein GOS9-like, with amino-acid sequence MNGAIKVGAWGGNGGSAFDMGPAYRIISVKIFSGDVVDGVDVTFTYYGKTETRHFGGSGGTPHEIVLQEGEYLVGMAGEFGNYHGVVVVGKLGFSTNKKSYGPFGNTGGTPFSLPIAAGKISGFFGRGGDFLDAIGVYLEP; translated from the exons ATG AACGGAGCGATCAAGGTGGGAGCATGGGGAGGGAACGGAGGGTCGGCCTTCGACATGGGACCTGCTTATCGTATCATCAGCGTCAAGATTTTTTCCGGAGACGTGGTCGACGGCGTGGACGTCACCTTCACTTACTACGGGAAGACGGAGACCCGACACTTCGGTGGCAGCGGTGGTACTCCCCACGAG ATTGTTCTGCAGGAAGGCGAGTATCTGGTGGGAATGGCGGGAGAATTTGGTAACTACCATggagtggtggtggtggggaagcTTGGCTTCAGCACCAACAAGAAATCCTACGGACCTTTCGGCAACACGGGAGGGACTCCCTTCTCCCTTCCTATAGCAGCAGGCAAGATCTCTGGCTTCTTCGGCCGTGGCGGCGATTTTCTTGACGCCATTGGGGTCTACTTGGAGCCATAA